Within the Kwoniella dejecticola CBS 10117 chromosome 5, complete sequence genome, the region ACCATCCCTCTTCTGCTCATAGTCTTGCTCGGTGACTGTGCTGCAGCTGATCTCGTGCAAGCTCAGCTGATAGCTCAGCCTGAGAGCGATACCAATCTTGGTCCAGGCGGATTTGTCCGCAGGATCTTTCCAGAAGACCAAGACAATTAATGCCTTGATAAGCGAGATCGAGCACTCTCCTGCGAAGATGGCCCGTTGAAGTGAGATCTGAGCATGCGACATGAGCACATCAGAGAGGTCGATCCGGAAAAACTTGGCTGAGACCGCTAGAACAGATGATAGCAGAACGAATTGCTGCTCAATCGAAGCATAGAGATCGTCTAGAAGGCAGAGCGGCTTAGCTTCGCCAGTGGTTTCTCCACTCGGATGCATTCACCATTTGAATCAAAAATGGCAATGATCGGATTGAGATATGCTGCAAACCTAGGGGATACTTAGCCATCGGTGTCAAATCCCCAGCCCGCTTGGATGGGAAATGATTCACGAGGAACACTGCTCACTTGAACACAAGGTCCTTCGCTTCTAGCAAGCTCAACAGTGACAGGTGAACTATGCGTGCACATATCTCATAGGTCATTTCCAAGCTGCTGACGCGCGTTGTGCGACATACCTGGACTATCTCGGGAATTGCAGGGAGTGATCGGACAGCTCGAACCGCGTTTCGCATGGCTATGTGTGTCGAACCAAGTTCCTGGTTCGCCTGTAAATAGCGGGGGCGGAGAATCGCCAACATgcggatcaagatgatccgTAACATCGATTTGTCTTCGCCGCGATAGATCAGTCTGGCCCCCTGATCCAACCGTGTCGATTGTTCCACTAGACCCAGGATCAAATATGGGGCGGGTTTGAATTTCCCTACCTTGGCCAGCATGGAAAGATGGCTGTTTACGGCCAGCAGCCTCACGGGATGTCGGTGGAATGACGCCTGACGATGGTAGCAACTGACAAGTATCGTCTGCCGGTGGTTGCACTGACATGCTCGCTTTCATCAATGCCCTTGCAGTCGGACCAGTACCCCGCTTCCGCCTGCTGGAGTGCAAACATTCCAAGCCGTATTTCACTATGTCACCGGCGGTTCGTCAGGTTTATCCCGTCACCGAGTGCTGCACTTACCACAACGATTGCAGCTTTTGGTACTGAGCGAAGGGCCGGCATCTGGTAGTACAACGCATTTTGCCTACAGAATGAGCCGAGGATCTGCATCATGAGAGCTGTCGCTCACCTTGGCTGCGCGGCAATTCAGGCAGCTGCGAGCCGAGATTaggatatcagctgacatataTGACTTAGCAGCTGTTCACCTACGCGAGGGTGCATCGAATTGGATCTTCGGGCGGCATATTCTTGACTTTCAGCGTGACAGATACGGGGTGTATGAGATGAAATGCAAAAGAAATGAGAAAGATACATGAATGACGGCTGTGTCTGCCGGGAATTGAGATCATGTCTCATATAGCCGATTGTTTGTTCTGTAACGGCGTTATGGATATCCTATATCCGGAATATCACGTAACTCCCTTCTGCAACATGTTTGTCGTGCTTCGAATTTGCTGTTTTTGCCCTCACCGGGATCTGAACAACCCCTATGCCCCACGGGtcatcattcttcctcaagcTGCTGTCCCCGTCTATATAAGACTGCACGCTCGTCGACACCGATAGTCTTCACGATGCTCAGCCCGACCAgtcaatctcagctgaaaAGTTCAAGATGTTCTCCCTACCACCAAAGCTATACACTTTCCTGTGTGCGACCTTTGCCGCGTGAGTATGACCAATACGATTCATGTATACATCCTCGCTGATCCAGCCGATAGTATGGGAGCCGCGCTTTTTGGCTATGATCTCGGTGTCATAGCCTATGTCCTCGAAGCTCAAGACTTCAATAATACCATCAAGACTGACAACAGTAATTACATCGGATTCATTGTAAGCGCGATGCTATTAGGGTATGTCTACATGATTTTGACCAGCGACGAAGTGAGCTGACGCTGTCTTTCAAAGTGCCTTTGTCGGAAGTATCCCAGCATCTCTCATTGCTGACTCATTCAGCCGACGAACTGGTAGTAAGTTCAGTCCCGCTTCAAGGGAAGTCACGTCCATCTCGCTTACAAAAGTTGCAGTCACGGTTGCTGGAGGTGTTTTCATACTAGGCGGAATCCTTCAGACTGCAGCTCCCAATAAGGAATCGATGTTGGCCGGAAGGTTTTTTGCGGGTGTCGCTATTGGAATGCTAGTACGTCCAACGTTCCTGCTTCAAATATCAATTATAAGCTGACAGTCATGTATCTAGGGTTGTCTCACTCCTCGTCAGTTTCCTCTCAATCGTCACGATATGGTAAGATAGCTTACAGAGAAATGAAATCCCTCAGTCTACCAATCTGAGATAGGTGAGTGCTTATACAGCCACCGTGGATGGGTGCCAACCAGCTGACCTGCTCATCTTCACAGCCCATCCTGCTGCAAGGGGTATGCTTACCGCTACATTCCAACTGTTTATCGGTATCGGAGCGATTATCGCTGGATGGATTGGCTACGGTGTTGCTCAGACTCATCCTCTATCGCCTATAGCCTGGAGACTGCCTGTAAATACCATACTTGCCTTCAACTCAGATTAGAAGCTAAGAATCCACTCTGCAGCTCGGCTTCCAGATGGCTCCGGCAGTACCTCTCCTATTTCTCACATTCTTGTTGCCAGAATCTCCAAGGTGATTCCGTCCTCATATCGAGAAGCGAAGCTTGACTGATCCACGTTCATCACTTACAGATGGTTAATGATTCGAGGTCGCGAATCCGAAGCATTACGGGTCCTAGCCAGACTGCGAGCTAGGGGAGACGAGAACGACCAATTCGTGCAAGAGGAGTTTGAGAGTAtgaaggtgaaagtggaggaggaggctgCAACCAATCAATCATGGGCTTTGGTAAGTTCATAATTGTGAATGTTTCGGCTGTTATATCGCTCATTGCTTGTGCAGATCTTTGGAGACAAGACCAACCTTCGAAAAGTGCTGTACGGTATCATCTTACAATTTTCTGTTCAGATGACGGGTGTATCCGCCATCCAATACTATGCACCGTATGTGCTTCAAAACTCTCCTAAATCGAAGCTTTTGGGGAAGCTGCGCTGACTTCTTGTTCTCCCGCAGCTCTGTCTACAAATCAGTCGGATTTTCAGCGCACACTTCcctcttgatcaactccCTCAACAATGTCAATGGTCTACTTGGAGAGGTGGCTTGtgtccttctcatcgacaaAGTCGGTAGAAGGTTCCCCCTTATCGCTGGAAACACTTTGTCTGGTATATGTTTCGCCATTGCAACGTGAGTTAGCTACATCAGTGAGATCTTATCTGAACTTCCAGCTTACCCATAACGTCAACGTGTCTAGAGGTCTTGCCAGGAAATTCGCTACTGGCGGCGGCAGTCGAGGTGAAGGGATCGGATTCGTGGCTGTGCTCTTTGTCTACAATTTCGTGTTTTCCGCGTGCATCGGTCCTCTCTCGTGGATCTAGTAAGTGTCGAAGGCCTCATGTCCAGTCTTGTCTcgctgatctcatcttttgCCACCAGCCCTGTGGAAATCATGAATACCGCTATTAGAGCGAAAGCTACGGCCATGACTTCCATGGCCGCTTGGATCGCCAATTTCATGATAGGCCAGGTATCGAAGACCGCGTTCGACAATTTGCGTGAGTCGTAGACTCAAGAATTCACATTTAGGGGATTCCGAAAACTAACGCGTTGTGTCTATCAATCAATCTTGTGGAATAGAATGGAGATATTACTTGGTTTTCACCGTCTGCAGTTTCACCAATGCTCTGACATTCTACATGCTGTTCCCCGAAACGAAAGGCCGATCTCTCGAAGAGATGGATACTTATTTCCGAACCGTGCATTGGTTTGTCCCCACTGCTAAAGATATCCCAGCGGATATACGTGCACCTGTACGAGAGCATGATCGTGCCGTCGGTATGTTGCCAAACTCTGTACCAATTGATAAAGCTGATCAAAATCCGTGACTTGTAGAAAATTTCTCGAACAAGAATGAAAAGGAGGCACCAGGACACCAGGAACTGGTTTGATGGAAAGGGCGATGATACGCAAAAGGGGACCAGATTCCGTgctttgtctttcccttggTCCTTGGTAAATTGGCCGGAACAAATGCGGACATACCTCACGCGATTTGATCCATAGCGCTCTCTCTCTTTGATCCAATCTGTGTGCTTATCGAGGTCATGCATCATGTCATATGCACAACTAGTCTACAAAATGCAGATTTGCTTCACCACGGCCGTTGTGCAATACAGCGGCGCCGAAGGCCAGTGCACTTTCCGCTTAGGTTTTACAAGTTTGCGACAATTCTTTGGAGAAGATTCTTTTGCCCTGAGGTTGTGACGTAAGGATTACTTCTTCAAGCATTTCTTGACACATCGATCCACGGCCATACGGCGGCCAAAGGTTCGTTGCTTATCGAAACCGTTCGGCAAAGACTACGCCTTGACGGCCAATGAGGAAATCCCTGAATTGCTTATCTTTGATTTTTGCATAACTGCTAGCTACCATTGGTCAGCATACCTAGAGACTCCATGAGACGCTTGAGGGCCGTAATCGGCATATAAAGTCACTCATGATGCAgtctgatgattgatgagcacTAAACCCACCCACGAAGCTCAGAACAGCCCATCATGGTCGAAGCGAAAGTACCTCAAAGTCCAAGCGAACATTCGAAGGATGAAGCTGTCCTCGACTCGGTGGCCACCGTCCCAAACAGTCTTTCCACCATCGAAGAGCAGCAAGAACGACGAAACCTCTTTACCTACTCCGAAGGTCAAAAGATCCTGCGAAAGGTCGATATGAGGCTGATGCCGTTCTTGCTATTGACATATCTCTTGCGAGTACGTATGATTTAGCAGGCATTGCGGGATCAAGGTACCATCAGCTAACCACCATGCGACAGGGGATGGATGGTGGTGCGATCTCCTAGTCAGTTCAGACCACGCGCTCGAGGCACGATGTGGTTGAAGTACTGACCTTGGCGTGTACATCTCAGTGTGAAGACGATGAACCCGAAGTCTCCTACTAACATCTTGCACCAACTGAACATGACAACCAATCAGTATGGTTACGCTTCGACTACTTTCACCCTGTTCTACGCTCTGGGAGAGCTGCCGTCCAATTTGCTCTTCAAAAGGACTACTCCAAGATGGCACTACATGAGGTCAGCTGCTCCTTAACGTAAGACAACGGCGATGCAATGGTGACTCACCGTGCGACTTCCACAGAATTGTCGCCCTTTGGTCTATCGCTGCCATCTGTCATGCTGCTGCTTTCAACGCTGCCGGTCTTCTCACCGTGAGCCTGACCACCTGGGTATCTGTGATAAGAATAAGGCTCAATTAGCTTGTAGGCTCGAGCGTTCTTGGGTCTCTTTGAGGCCGGTATGGCTCCCGGTGCTTATCTACACCTCACGTACTATTACCGACCGGACGAGATTGGTCCTCGGATTGCTGCTATTTCTGCTATGTTCAACTTCTGCAATATCTTCGTGGCTCTCGAGACGTATGGTCTGAGCTATATCGATGGTCATGGTGGCCTCGGTGGTTGGCAGTGAGTTTACTTGAGTCATGCTAGTATGACGACCGCTGACCTGTCTGGAAGATGGACTTACATAATTAACGGGCTCCTCGGTATCGTCTTGCTTGTTGTACTCTACTTCTGGATGCCTGATTGTGAGTGATATGCACTCCTGAATCCCACACGTATGGAGACACGCTCACGAATACTTGCACTCTGTAGTCCCCGAAGACTGTAAATGGCTGACCCCAGAAGAGCAACAATGGATCGTTGGTCGACTTCCTGCTGGTTCATCCCGATCGAATGACAAAAACTTCGACTTCAAAGAATTGAAAGACGCCTTTAAGAGCTGGACGAATTTGACTTTCGCCACCATGGTCGTGATCTATGTGAGCTCGCCATTCCACCCAGGCGTCAACATCGCTGACATATCTGTCCTGTTTCAGAACACCGGTGCTTTGGGTATGACCTTCTGGCTTCCTACTATCATTTCCAACCTGGGTTTCAGCTCTACTGCCTCCGCTCAACTCTGTGAGTGACCATCACTGTGATCAACCAGGATTTCTTTGAGCTACACGGCTGAGCATCTATCGACAATTGCAGTGAACATCCCTCCAGCTGCTTTATACTGGGTTGGTGGTATTGGCGGTAACATCCTTACCgatcgactcaccatgatcCCTCGACCCGTCATCTTATGCTGTACCCTCTCGCTCGTTACTGGCGGCATGTTCGCCTTGGCTTACGTACGAAGCATCGGTGTGCTGTACGCcatcatctgcatcatgCAGGTCTTCGCAAGTTGGTCATACCAGACCTTTATTCCATGGCGATGTCAGTCTTTGAAGGGAACCACCGATGCTGCTTTTGCCATGGCTTGGTTGACCGGTGCTGGACAAGTGGCTGGCTTGTGGTCTGCTCAGATCTTCCAAAGCAAATATGCTCCAAGATGTGAGTGTGGTCTCATTTGACCGTGCCTTGTGACTGCTTGTCATGGCAGCACTAATGCCTCGATAATTGTTGACGACGTCGCAATGTTTACCCTGCAGACAACGTCCCCTTCATCGTCTGCGCCGTTCTTACTATCGCCGCTGGCCTGATGGTGCTTGTGAACTGGTGGCGAACTTACAAGAGCGAGAAAGAAACTCGACGAATCATGGCCCTTCGACGAAAAGTTGGCAAGGAGAGAAACGAGGTCTTGCAAGAGGATGTGGACCTCGGAGAAGACGTCGCCCGAAGGAACAACCAGTCATAAGGGGTGTCAATACCCTATTGAACTCATGATCTTGCAAGTCGTCTCTTTAGGCAAGTCACAATTTAGGTTGGTATGAGAGTCTGTGTGGAGTCTCTCCAGTCCTCAACCGATACCCAGGATGCCTGTGTTGCTCGTTAGATGTCAGATTTTGTAGTTGATGAGAATTATGCTATGCATACAAAAGACGAGATTCGCCTGCAGTATACCTCACCCAGACCAGCCTATAAGGAGCTGCTCCTCACGCCATGCTGATTGTCCTTGACCACTTCTCCAAATGCAGAGTCAACAGCCCCGTGACCACGTACTAGAAATGGTCAGAGAAGCTCTACGAGTGACAGGAGTGTACTCGTCAGACGAGTCGAATAATCGTTAGGCCAGAAGCGCCAGGGGCGATTCAATGTTGGGCGATGAGTGTAATTGTAGAGCACATCGTCAAATGGAGAAAGGCCGAAGCGAACTCGAACGTGAAATTTCGTTATTGTAGATTCAAAGATGAGGTCAGACAATATCATAAACAGCTCCCATTCCGTGTATGCAGAAGCCAACGTATATAGACGCAATGAATGTCGTATGGATAGATGCATTGAATATTGAATGAGATAATTACGAATCATAGAGTATAAGCGACTCTCAGCCTACTCGTGTGGGTTGAAACCATTGATCCAAGCAGCTGAATTCCCTCGTGGTCCCCTGTGTTCAAATTTCTTGTCAGATACAGTCTCTCGGTCTGCGGGTCAAGAAGAGACTCACGGCAGTGTACTGAAGCCTCGTTTTAGATACTGTCCCTCTCCAGCCTTGTTCAACACAGTATTGGTTTCACCATCGTATGCAATCTTTCCTCGGAGCAAGACCAACTTTGGCCAATCTTGTATTTCCATACCTTCGTATGGTGTATAATCTGCACCATGGTGCAAGTCTGTCTGCTTGATCGTCAATGCTTTTCTAGCTTTTTCAGGTCTCCAAATGACCAGGTCGGCATCGGATCCAGGTGCAATCGTTCCTTTCTTCGGATACAGGCCTACAATCACGGGCATATTCCTTAGCCAGAAGACTGTGAGATGGGACAGAAGGACCATCTAATCAAGTTTGACTTACCATACAACTTAGCCGCATTCGTGGAATTGAGTTCAACGAATTTCTGCGGGGAGATCCTTCCCTTCAAGACACCTTCCGACCATAGCAAAGGTGTTCTAGTACAGACACCAGGTAGACCATTGGGGATATGCTTGAAATGTCCTCGAGGATTCTTGACCGGATCCTTCAAGCCTAATTGTTTACCTTGTGCATCGTAATAATTGGTAGGAGCGTGATCCGACGAGAACACGGTGAATGTCCCGTTGGCCAACCCTTCCCATATCACTTCTCGCTCTTGAGGATCACTTCGAAGCGGCGGAGCACATACGCACTTGGCACTGGGAGCGCGAAGTATCAGCGGAAGCAACGAGTCCGAGAAGGGACATGGTGTGGTCACTCACCCTTCAAATCCTGGTGCTTGCATCTTCTCGGCAGTCAATAAAGCGTAATGGGGACAAGTTTCACTGTAAATTGGAAGACCTCTGGTTTGGGCTTTCCTGATATGGGCCGTTGCCTCTTTTGACGATACATGCACAATGAGCATTGGTGCGTCGACCACTTCAGAAAGACAGATAGCTCGGTTGGTAGCTTCCGTCTCCACCAGAGGCGGTCGAGAGGTACCATGGTGCCATGGTTCGACCATTCCTCTTTCAATCAAGTTCTCGGTCATCCAGTCAATTATATCCGCATTTTCGGCATGGACCATGGTAGTTACTCCGGTGCGACGAGCTGCACAAAGAATATCGAGTACTTGTCGATCGTTCAGCTTCAAGAGAGGGTAAGTCATGTAGATCTGCGAACGCGATAAATAAGCGCAAATATCCTTGACTCCAGATCACCCAGCACTgggcaaactcaccttcacacTGGTAACTCCGAACTCAATCATCTTTGGTATCTCGTTCTTGACCACATCCTGCGTTGGATCACTGATAATGGCGTGGAAACTATAGTCGGTATGTGTTTGATCCTTGGCTAAATCATAGTATGCTTCTACGGCTGGCATGACTTGCTTCCCTTTGGCTTGTACCGCAAATGCTATGACAGTCGTTGTACCTCCCGATATGGCTCCTCTCGTTCCGGTCGTCCAATTGTCTGCCGACCTCGCTCCCGATGCCGACTGCCCAATATGAACATGAGAGTCGACACCTCCAGGCTGTACACGCCAGATTCATCAGATAAATCCCTTTTGCCAACAGGCATGAATGACAACAGCAGACATACTGTTATGtatcctccttctgcatcgATAATTTGGCAATTCGAATCATGTGGAAGATCTTTACCAAGACACACAATCACCCCGTCTTTGATACCGATATCGCAGGCTACTTGGTCCGCAGCGGTGACCACTGTACCGTTTTTGacgacgagatcgaattgGAAGGGATTACTCATGTTGACACGGAGTGGTAGTTGTCGAGCGTATCGATGCAGTAAAGACCAATGTTGAGAGTCGGGAACTTTGCATTCTACTCAGTGAAAGGAGTCAAAGAATCGATCCTTCACTCCGTATCCTCAATTTTGTTTTCATCTATCGGTTCGTGATCTGGCTCAGTTCCTGTTGGTCAGACCAGCTTCTGGGGTGGAAGTTGTGATATGCCGAAAGGTTCGCCGTGGACGGCCAAGTCGTTTTGGTGCACACGGCAAGCTGATTCGTTATTGCGTAAACAACCCTCTTAAGCGCGTTCTATAGGAAAATCAAAATAACCCGGTCCACTGACTCAACGACCCCAATCAAGCTATCCAATTCACTTGACGCTCACAGCATAATGACTGAATCTCGTCCAATAGTCATCATCGGTGCTGGTGTGATCGGTTTGACTACCGCGGTTCGACTGCTTGAATCGAAAGACTTCGATGCCTCGAAACACGCTATCCATATACTGGCGGACCACTTGCCAAATGATCCTCTAGATGCTTACTACGCTTCCACTATCGCTGGAGCACATCACTTGAGTTTTgcggatgacgaagatgcgaATCAACGGAAATGGGATAGACGCAGTAAGTCGGACCATGCGCTTGATTTGATGCGTGACACGAAAACTGACGCCTCAGTCCGTAATAGCCTTTCAGGTCATGCTTGacgaatggaagaaggaaggggagaagactGGCTTGATGGTGCTGAAGCAAACGGAGTATTACGTCGGGACGGACAAGCATCTGAAAATTTATGAAGAGCATCCCGATGTGAGACCCTGTCTCATTAGTTAACCCAGTTTCATTCCGTACGGGCTATCTTTCGGCTGACCTACGCTTCGACAGTTCACTGTGCTCGATAAATCCACTTATTCCTCTTCCATTGACCATTCCATCTCCTTCACATCCCTCACCATGACACCCAGCCACTATCTCAACCGTCTTCTGCGCCGTATTGAAGGCAAAGTGCATGTTCACCGATACCACCTGTCGTCGCTCTCCCGTCTAAATCATCCATCTTGCACCGCTCTAATCGGCACATCCGCCCCTCTCGCAGTGTTTGTCTGTGCAGGTATTGGAGCTCTGACGTTAGGTGGAGTCGAAGACCAGGACGTCTATCCTACGCGTGGTCAAGtagtcaagctgaaagcaCCCTGGATGAGATCGGGATGGACAAGGCAAGTTGGTAGTCTGGATGGAGGCGAAGGCGGTGAGAGGACATATATAATCCCTCGTCCAGATGGAGATGTTATTGTCGGAGGAACGCGCGAACAGGGTGATTGGTATCCTTATCCACGTCCGGAGACTACTGTAGATATCCTACGACGAGCTAGGGAAATTTGCCCGGATATGGTTCCGCCTTACAGCAAAAATGGTGAAGACGGCCCAGAAACGGCTTCCCCATTGGAGGAGATAGTACAAGGGGTTTTGGTAGGGTTCAGACCCTCACGAGTGGGAGGCATACGGTGTGAAATGGGTGAGGATTTGTATCTGGACAATGAGGAAGTGAAGGTGATATATAATTACGGTCATGGTGGGGCAGGATGGCAGAGTTGTTGGGGTACGGCTGAAGACGCCGTCGAGATGCTCTTTAAGGCTTTACAGTAGATCATATGATTTTACTTATTATTCATGCATCACGCGTACACCATTCACGGACGATGTAGGTATGCTCACTTCCATCCACCATTGAAGCTCATGACGATGCATAGTGTGCCCCATTATATGCTTCAATCAAAGAGCTACATTGAATCGCTCTTTGTTTGTTTCTGAAATACGCGTAAACATGACAGGATTATTACGGCTTCCATCTCTTATCTTAATAATGTCTCTTTATTCGCTGATTTATTCAGTTTCTTTTTTGACCAGCCGACATGTCAGAGCAGTATGTCTTGGACCCTTCTCTCACTCATTCGCAcccattctccttccctGGTCCGAATCATGACTTACCACCGATCAATCTCGCGcctttgatcaatcaagatgcAGCAAATCACCccacagctgatcaaggggGAAGACCACCTCGGTCTCGAAAGAATCGACCGTGCGATTCATGCCGGCGGAGAAAGACCAGATGTCTCATTACTTCCTTTGGTCCGCCCTGCTCGCTCTGTGCTGAGGGCAAGCGACCGTGCACTTTCGAGTTGGCACCTCCTGCTCGCAAGCCCCGACAATCGGTCCCTCCCAACTCAAGCGAGGTCGACGGGGCGGACCACAATGAGGAGATAGAAGGGGATGAGAGTACTAGTGCGGATATAGCCAGTCCGAGACCGACAGATAATggcaagcgaagaaggatacCGGACTCCGTAGATCGCAATGGGGAGAgtaggtggaggaggagaagggatacAACTCCCATGCATTCTAGCTCTGACGTGACGAGCAGGAGGAACTCCGGTTTGACTCATCTGGCCGATGCTGCTTCTGCGTTCGACCACCTAGCTTCGTCTGGCTTTGAACCtcatggtgagtcaactATCACAGAAACCAAGGCTGATCTTGTCAGTCTTGACGAATCCGGTCACAGACGATCTTCTACCCATACAAGGGGAAGAAATAGAGAAGTCAACGGATAGACCCCATGTTCGGCAGATTGTGAGTCGTTAGATCGGCCTCGCTACGAACTGCTCGCTGAGAGTCCACAGTCATCGGATCCTAAACGACCTATATTTGTTGTCATGCAACCCCGCCAGGAGAGTGAGTCTCACTTCCGATTGCCTCCCTCCTCTATAAGACCCGGTATGGCTGACAGTTGACCTATCTAGGTTTCCGATCTGGTGGGGCAGGAATGAATGGTCTAACGAATTTGCGAACCCTCATCTCCCATCAACCGGCTGCTTTCGCCGAATCCGCACTCATCGACGCCTACACGACCCACGTACATCCGGCCCGACCTATCCTACCTAAAGGCAAAGTCGCAAAATTCCCGCCCAACTTACTCGCAGCCATACTAGCTAGCTCTTTTGCTCACAATAAGGATACTCGGCCACTAGCAGGTCTTGCGGCGAACCTCTTACAGAGTGCTTCGGAAGGGACGGGAGAGTCCAATCTGGTCACAGTGATTACGAATATCATGATGATAGGGGTGAGACCTGGAGCTACGAATCAAGGATCGTATCTATTGCTTGCTCATGTGAGTTTCTCCATACCTTACTCCTCAGATCGctccttcatcaacttctGGGCCTTCACCTCCGTAATGCCGTCACCTCTTTCTACGCCATCACAGTTGGCTTCTCGCCTGGAGCACCGAAGTTTCATGGCTGACCCGGAAATATAGACCATCGCCCTCGCTCAGCTTCTGGGTCTGCATCTTGATCCAACCGCTTGGTCCATTCCGACTTGGGAGCAAGAGCTTCGGGTCAGATTGTGGTGGATGTTGCGCATACACGACTCCTGGATGAGC harbors:
- a CDS encoding dihydropyrimidinase; its protein translation is MSNPFQFDLVVKNGTVVTAADQVACDIGIKDGVIVCLGKDLPHDSNCQIIDAEGGYITPGGVDSHVHIGQSASGARSADNWTTGTRGAISGGTTTVIAFAVQAKGKQVMPAVEAYYDLAKDQTHTDYSFHAIISDPTQDVVKNEIPKMIEFGVTSVKIYMTYPLLKLNDRQVLDILCAARRTGVTTMVHAENADIIDWMTENLIERGMVEPWHHGTSRPPLVETEATNRAICLSEVVDAPMLIVHVSSKEATAHIRKAQTRGLPIYSETCPHYALLTAEKMQAPGFEGAKCVCAPPLRSDPQEREVIWEGLANGTFTVFSSDHAPTNYYDAQGKQLGLKDPVKNPRGHFKHIPNGLPGVCTRTPLLWSEGVLKGRISPQKFVELNSTNAAKLYGLYPKKGTIAPGSDADLVIWRPEKARKALTIKQTDLHHGADYTPYEGMEIQDWPKLVLLRGKIAYDGETNTVLNKAGEGQYLKRGFSTLPGPRGNSAAWINGFNPHE